In Natronomonas halophila, one DNA window encodes the following:
- a CDS encoding DUF2298 domain-containing protein → MEWLTVLVYLLAPAVLTVLGAPIAALFFRALPRKGAAFALPTALVPFTITVFWVGQLTFGLHTLVIGLGVLVGGAIAAMRLGAAPEWRSVAAMYGVFCAGFLVLVAFRAADPGITAAGGEQFLHFGIVNALERANTLPPEDMWFAGKRLKYYYGTQLQVASLSMLTGTPLRYGFNLGIAAFYGLLFVVAYGVAGAIAHRQDRSYRLGGVFGAFFVALAGPTTTAIRLATPYLPDALADPIKPAAFGFVATRFNGGDLAQTVTDLSNPLDWGWWYTRYVVPGTIQEVPLYSFVKADLHGHTFANGYVLFAGALALAYYATPEGERTRRRALVFGGLGAVAGLFGFMNTWSLPTAAGLTVLAVGAADAHPATLLPEPLSERLQFSPASPEDRLAWLARELWRLVLATLAGVVVLAIGVVVASPFLVFGQVPTNNGIGFFPPRSPLGPFLVIYAGLVAAFALYVAARGWPAIEGVSTPRLAAGGLALVAAMAAIIVALDFAVLAVLGPLILGGWLLVRSGRGDFALVLLVAGAGLLLSFELVHAKLPLIDNPRWNTSLKVAVQGWTLGAAGAGAGMAVLLARSYERLSESGAFGSSGDAAVSPSNGVDTARLRSLAPAVFIVVVLLASAVFPTMMFATEIGSEIDENRYNPSIDGYQAADRFHHEEYEALRWLKDRPGRPTIVEAPGGSYDWTSPAATFSGLPGVIGWDHEEEYRSPEAYERRVDHVDEVYTGEWATAAEHLERYDVTYVYVGPNERERYGSELRSFDREAFSVAFEGGEVTIYEVDHSEL, encoded by the coding sequence GGGCGTCCTCGTCGGCGGCGCGATAGCCGCGATGCGTCTCGGTGCCGCCCCCGAGTGGCGGTCGGTCGCCGCGATGTACGGCGTCTTCTGTGCCGGCTTTCTCGTACTGGTCGCCTTCCGTGCGGCCGACCCGGGCATCACGGCGGCCGGCGGCGAGCAGTTCCTCCATTTCGGCATCGTCAACGCGCTCGAACGCGCGAACACGCTGCCGCCGGAGGACATGTGGTTCGCCGGCAAGCGCCTCAAATACTACTACGGAACCCAACTGCAGGTCGCCAGCCTCTCGATGCTCACCGGCACGCCGCTCCGCTACGGCTTCAACCTCGGCATCGCTGCCTTCTACGGCCTGTTGTTCGTCGTCGCCTACGGCGTCGCCGGCGCCATCGCCCATCGACAGGACCGCTCGTATCGACTCGGCGGCGTCTTCGGCGCCTTCTTCGTCGCCTTGGCCGGCCCGACGACGACGGCAATCCGCCTCGCGACGCCGTACCTGCCGGACGCGCTGGCCGACCCCATCAAACCGGCCGCGTTCGGCTTCGTCGCGACCCGATTCAACGGCGGCGACCTCGCACAGACGGTGACCGACCTGTCGAATCCCCTCGACTGGGGCTGGTGGTACACCCGCTATGTCGTCCCCGGGACGATTCAGGAAGTGCCGCTCTACTCCTTCGTCAAGGCCGACCTCCACGGCCACACCTTCGCCAACGGCTACGTCCTCTTCGCCGGTGCGCTCGCGCTCGCCTACTACGCGACGCCCGAGGGCGAACGCACCCGTCGCCGCGCGCTCGTTTTCGGCGGCCTCGGTGCCGTCGCCGGCCTGTTCGGCTTCATGAACACGTGGTCGCTCCCGACGGCGGCCGGCCTCACCGTGCTCGCGGTCGGCGCGGCCGATGCACATCCGGCCACACTGCTTCCGGAGCCGCTCTCCGAGCGCCTCCAGTTCTCGCCTGCCTCGCCGGAGGACCGCCTCGCGTGGCTCGCCCGCGAACTCTGGCGGCTGGTTCTGGCCACGCTCGCCGGCGTCGTCGTCCTCGCAATCGGCGTCGTCGTCGCCTCCCCGTTCCTCGTGTTCGGGCAGGTGCCGACGAACAACGGCATCGGATTCTTCCCCCCACGAAGCCCGCTCGGGCCGTTCCTCGTCATCTATGCCGGACTGGTGGCCGCCTTCGCACTCTACGTCGCCGCGCGCGGGTGGCCGGCCATCGAGGGCGTCTCGACGCCCCGACTCGCTGCCGGTGGGCTGGCACTCGTCGCCGCGATGGCCGCGATTATCGTCGCGCTCGATTTCGCCGTGCTGGCGGTTCTCGGCCCCCTCATCCTCGGCGGCTGGCTGCTGGTCCGCTCCGGCCGGGGGGACTTCGCGCTCGTGTTGCTCGTCGCCGGTGCGGGCCTGCTGCTCTCGTTCGAACTCGTCCACGCCAAACTCCCGCTCATCGATAACCCCCGCTGGAACACGTCGCTGAAGGTGGCCGTTCAGGGCTGGACCCTCGGTGCGGCCGGGGCCGGCGCGGGGATGGCCGTCCTCCTCGCCCGCAGTTACGAGCGCTTGAGCGAGTCCGGGGCCTTCGGTTCGAGCGGAGATGCGGCCGTTTCCCCGTCCAACGGTGTCGATACGGCACGGCTCCGGTCACTGGCGCCCGCCGTCTTCATCGTCGTGGTGCTTCTCGCCAGCGCGGTGTTTCCGACGATGATGTTCGCGACCGAAATCGGCTCGGAAATCGACGAGAACCGCTACAACCCCTCCATAGACGGCTATCAGGCCGCAGACCGGTTCCACCACGAGGAGTACGAGGCCCTGCGGTGGCTCAAGGACCGCCCGGGTCGGCCGACCATCGTCGAGGCGCCCGGCGGTTCCTACGACTGGACCAGTCCAGCCGCCACTTTCTCGGGGCTGCCGGGTGTCATCGGGTGGGACCACGAGGAGGAATACCGCAGTCCCGAGGCTTACGAGCGCCGCGTCGACCACGTTGACGAGGTTTATACCGGCGAGTGGGCCACGGCGGCTGAACACCTCGAACGCTACGACGTCACCTACGTCTACGTCGGCCCGAACGAACGCGAGCGCTACGGCTCGGAGTTGCGTTCGTTCGACCGCGAGGCGTTCAGCGTCGCCTTCGAGGGCGGCGAGGTGACGATATACGAAGTCGACCACTCGGAACTGTAG
- a CDS encoding SWIM zinc finger family protein, whose product MTHPVHTSASSDSDARRPLAPDTSRLDDRSARAWTESMAVRSLGAGRYAVESQSGATYMVNLSRSDCTCPDHEIRGERCKHLRRVAIEVTEGRVPPPGKKRADCAGCGRESFVPENGPELCGDCWLERGDLATDKETGDTVVVYRLTEELAHERYIEAADSTVADYPKNEGYPSDDPVVEVVYPFSDDADANLDERPRYAFPYSRLAVRDQMLIE is encoded by the coding sequence ATGACGCATCCAGTACACACATCCGCGTCATCGGACTCCGACGCTCGGCGGCCGCTGGCGCCCGATACCAGCCGTCTCGACGACCGCTCGGCCCGCGCGTGGACCGAATCGATGGCCGTCCGCTCCCTCGGGGCCGGCCGATACGCGGTCGAAAGCCAGTCCGGCGCGACCTACATGGTGAATCTCTCGCGGAGCGACTGCACTTGCCCGGACCACGAAATCCGCGGCGAGCGCTGCAAACACCTCCGGCGCGTCGCCATCGAGGTGACGGAGGGGCGGGTCCCGCCGCCCGGCAAGAAGCGCGCGGATTGTGCCGGTTGTGGCCGCGAGTCGTTCGTTCCCGAGAACGGCCCCGAACTCTGTGGGGACTGCTGGCTCGAACGCGGCGACCTCGCGACCGACAAGGAAACCGGCGACACCGTCGTCGTCTACCGACTAACCGAGGAACTGGCCCACGAGCGCTATATCGAGGCCGCCGACTCGACGGTCGCCGACTACCCGAAAAACGAGGGCTACCCGAGCGACGACCCCGTCGTCGAGGTGGTTTACCCCTTTTCCGACGACGCCGACGCGAACCTCGACGAACGCCCGCGCTATGCCTTCCCCTACTCACGGCTGGCGGTCCGCGACCAGATGCTCATCGAGTAG
- a CDS encoding DUF7119 family protein gives MSQGPGDEEPPTDRESPVGEPVIRGDPRVAGERAVQFDPDDPESLAEAADTVRRFASNTVGSEDNVYMLRGAAACAALVRGTGSYKAAAERADGEATVSFIRKWARVHDLPRSIRRHVALGEIAPTAAKHVARVSGESRFLLAWATLDHDLTVREVRSIASRVNEGMSVEEALEAEGIDLGQVSLSLPPETYRELRRHAALEDTDPENVVAEALDEYL, from the coding sequence ATGAGTCAAGGCCCGGGCGACGAGGAGCCGCCGACGGACCGCGAATCGCCGGTCGGCGAACCCGTCATTCGCGGTGACCCCCGCGTCGCCGGCGAGCGCGCGGTCCAGTTCGACCCCGACGACCCCGAGAGTCTCGCGGAGGCCGCCGACACCGTTCGGCGCTTCGCCTCGAACACCGTCGGCAGCGAGGACAACGTCTATATGCTGCGCGGCGCCGCCGCCTGTGCCGCCCTCGTTCGCGGCACCGGGTCGTACAAGGCCGCCGCCGAACGCGCCGACGGCGAGGCCACCGTCTCCTTCATCCGGAAGTGGGCGCGGGTCCACGACCTGCCGCGGTCCATCCGCCGCCACGTCGCGTTGGGTGAAATCGCGCCGACAGCGGCCAAACACGTCGCCCGCGTCTCGGGTGAGTCCCGCTTTTTGCTCGCGTGGGCGACCTTAGACCACGACCTCACCGTCCGCGAAGTCCGGTCTATCGCCTCCCGCGTCAACGAGGGTATGAGCGTCGAGGAAGCGCTGGAAGCCGAGGGCATCGACCTCGGACAGGTATCGCTGTCCCTGCCGCCCGAGACCTACCGAGAGCTTCGACGACACGCCGCGTTAGAGGACACCGACCCCGAGAACGTCGTCGCCGAGGCGCTCGACGAGTACCTCTAG